One genomic segment of Bacteroidota bacterium includes these proteins:
- a CDS encoding DUF2723 domain-containing protein, which produces MIKFSRINNITGWFIFAIASIVYLMTMESSASWWDCGEFIAATYKLQVVHPPGAPIFLMMGRIFTLFASSPEQVPVMTNIFSALSTSFSVLFCFWIITRLSRKMIAGNNEPDSVQTALIMGSGIVGALACTFIDSMWFSAVESEVYALATFFFALIFWAMIKWEEHANTHTGDRWIIFIFLMLGLSMGVHLLGLLAIPAIGLIYYFKNYEYTRKGFWVAFGISFLVLAFILFGVLDKLIGVAATLDRTFVNGFGAPFGTGALLFSIIIMGAALYGIWYSIKNKKRILYLTLVSFTMMMIGLSSYAMVLVRAAAEPVINMNGINDVNSFLSYLKREQYGSRDLVYGPLWTAQPLDIEYTKDKWGRVEGEDKYVSIGKDFKIIYKLSDQQLSGAGLSPQQIAVIKGRNKEVIFPRMGSLESRHAGLYYNFVGVPSDQQQTYVPTYGDNMKYFFNYQLGFMYWRYFMWNFSGRQNDEQGFYHEGMKNGNWITGITAIDKMKNPNLQDLPESLLSNDARNKYFMIPFILGLLGMVYQIRKDRNGFIVIFLFFFFMGAMNLINSNQPPVEPRERDYALVGAFFAFAIWIGFGLLALYDLGKSIDRKKLTEYLLYSGIIMIIFFITGLTVYDFDSFIALLVYSGVIIMVLSLISGALFRSLKNEKVIAIILTVICLSAPILMGSQGWDDHNRHGRTLARDFARNYLESCPQNAILFTQGDNDTYPLWYAQEVEGIRTDIRIINLSLLGVDWYINQLRHATNDAGKIDLMLGADKILGDKRNAIRFDKNSKFKNRTLDLKEMVMFMGNDKQEALNAQGDNYIPSQNIKVAVDSSSVADNNVVDETLKNRIVKEMNFTLKNTTLLKNDLMLLDIVASNISKRPICFAITVSPDANLGLDKYFMQTGMAYRITPVENEGNGFNKAANTDITYDLLVNHQELFNYGGVENGEKMHLDPSSEGSILTSKYVNYQQLAGDLIQEKMNYEQQATQMLSQQTDTSLNEVGNGLQELAKERGEMALTVMDLMMEKFPASSFPYDYNMINAANYYQILGANDKAIAIVKTLKEICLDDLEYYYAMYNNSADNYLTRYINHHLFGWKMYNNSADNYLTRVQYESDMRDAERCLASAVNVAKKANETELSTSIQQEWNSLRTSNNLPSILDEKPATPLPGQ; this is translated from the coding sequence ATGATTAAATTCAGCCGGATCAATAATATTACGGGTTGGTTCATATTTGCAATTGCATCTATTGTGTATCTGATGACAATGGAATCCAGTGCAAGTTGGTGGGACTGTGGTGAATTTATTGCCGCCACTTATAAATTACAAGTAGTGCATCCACCGGGGGCTCCGATTTTTTTGATGATGGGCCGCATATTCACATTGTTTGCAAGCTCACCAGAGCAAGTGCCTGTTATGACAAATATTTTTTCTGCATTGTCAACATCGTTTTCAGTATTATTTTGCTTTTGGATAATCACAAGGCTTTCAAGAAAAATGATAGCCGGAAATAATGAACCGGACAGTGTGCAAACTGCACTCATTATGGGTAGTGGAATTGTCGGCGCACTTGCTTGTACATTTATAGATAGTATGTGGTTTAGTGCTGTGGAAAGTGAAGTGTATGCATTGGCAACATTCTTCTTTGCATTAATTTTTTGGGCAATGATTAAATGGGAAGAACATGCAAATACTCACACAGGCGATCGCTGGATAATATTTATTTTTTTGATGCTGGGTTTAAGTATGGGTGTGCATCTTTTAGGTTTACTCGCAATCCCTGCAATCGGGCTGATTTATTATTTTAAAAATTATGAATATACACGCAAAGGATTTTGGGTTGCTTTCGGAATCAGCTTTCTTGTTTTAGCATTTATTTTATTTGGTGTATTGGATAAATTAATTGGTGTTGCAGCAACATTAGACAGAACTTTTGTAAATGGATTTGGCGCTCCATTCGGTACAGGTGCTTTATTGTTTTCTATAATAATTATGGGTGCTGCACTTTATGGTATTTGGTATTCTATAAAAAATAAAAAACGCATTTTATATCTCACACTTGTTTCTTTTACAATGATGATGATTGGTTTATCATCCTATGCAATGGTGCTTGTTCGTGCCGCTGCAGAACCGGTGATAAATATGAATGGCATTAACGATGTAAATAGTTTTCTCTCCTATTTAAAACGTGAACAATACGGTTCAAGAGATTTAGTATATGGTCCACTATGGACAGCTCAACCATTAGATATAGAATACACTAAAGATAAATGGGGCCGTGTAGAGGGAGAAGATAAATATGTTTCTATCGGTAAAGATTTTAAAATCATTTATAAATTATCTGATCAGCAATTATCCGGAGCAGGATTAAGTCCACAACAAATTGCAGTGATTAAAGGCCGCAACAAAGAAGTGATTTTCCCAAGAATGGGATCATTGGAAAGCAGACATGCAGGATTGTATTACAACTTCGTTGGTGTGCCTTCGGATCAACAACAAACCTATGTACCTACATATGGTGATAACATGAAATACTTTTTCAATTATCAATTAGGATTTATGTATTGGCGATATTTCATGTGGAATTTTTCAGGTAGACAAAATGATGAACAGGGATTTTATCATGAGGGTATGAAAAATGGAAATTGGATTACGGGAATAACAGCAATTGATAAAATGAAAAATCCGAATCTGCAAGATCTTCCTGAAAGTTTGTTGAGCAATGATGCCCGCAATAAATATTTTATGATTCCATTTATTCTGGGATTGTTGGGAATGGTGTATCAAATTCGAAAAGATCGCAATGGCTTTATTGTAATATTTCTATTCTTCTTTTTCATGGGTGCGATGAACCTTATCAATAGCAATCAACCACCAGTGGAACCTCGTGAACGTGATTATGCATTGGTAGGTGCTTTCTTTGCATTTGCTATTTGGATTGGCTTTGGATTATTGGCATTGTATGATTTAGGAAAAAGTATAGATAGGAAAAAACTTACTGAGTATTTATTGTATTCCGGTATTATCATGATCATATTTTTTATTACCGGATTAACGGTATATGATTTTGATAGCTTTATTGCATTACTTGTTTATTCCGGTGTAATTATAATGGTGCTCTCGCTTATTTCGGGTGCATTATTTCGAAGTTTGAAAAATGAAAAAGTAATAGCCATAATTCTCACAGTCATTTGTTTATCTGCACCTATACTTATGGGCTCGCAGGGATGGGATGATCACAACAGACATGGCAGAACTTTAGCTCGTGACTTTGCAAGAAATTATTTAGAATCTTGTCCGCAAAATGCGATCTTATTTACACAAGGTGATAATGATACTTATCCATTATGGTATGCGCAGGAAGTAGAAGGAATCCGCACGGATATACGCATAATTAACTTGAGTTTATTAGGTGTGGATTGGTATATCAATCAATTGCGACATGCAACAAATGATGCGGGCAAAATTGATTTGATGTTAGGTGCCGATAAAATATTGGGCGATAAACGCAATGCAATTCGTTTTGATAAGAACAGTAAATTCAAAAACCGCACATTGGATTTAAAAGAGATGGTAATGTTTATGGGCAACGATAAACAAGAAGCATTAAATGCGCAAGGTGATAATTATATACCATCTCAAAATATAAAAGTAGCAGTGGATTCTTCATCTGTTGCCGACAATAATGTGGTAGATGAAACATTAAAAAACAGAATTGTGAAAGAAATGAATTTCACATTAAAAAACACCACACTTCTAAAAAATGATTTAATGCTTTTGGATATTGTTGCAAGCAATATTTCTAAACGACCAATATGTTTTGCAATCACTGTTTCGCCGGATGCAAATCTCGGTTTGGATAAATATTTTATGCAAACAGGTATGGCTTACAGAATAACTCCGGTGGAAAATGAAGGCAATGGATTTAACAAAGCTGCCAATACAGATATCACTTATGATCTGTTAGTGAATCATCAGGAATTATTTAATTACGGTGGTGTGGAAAATGGCGAAAAAATGCATCTCGATCCAAGTTCTGAAGGCTCTATACTTACATCAAAATATGTGAACTATCAGCAACTTGCGGGTGATTTAATTCAGGAAAAAATGAACTACGAACAGCAAGCAACACAAATGCTTTCGCAGCAAACAGATACCAGCTTAAATGAAGTGGGTAATGGTTTGCAGGAATTGGCAAAGGAAAGAGGAGAAATGGCGCTCACGGTTATGGATTTGATGATGGAAAAATTTCCTGCATCTTCTTTTCCTTACGATTATAATATGATTAATGCCGCAAATTATTATCAGATTCTTGGTGCTAATGATAAAGCAATAGCGATAGTTAAAACATTAAAAGAAATTTGTTTGGATGATCTGGAATATTATTATGCGATGTATAATAATTCTGCGGATAACTATTTAACACGCTATATTAATCATCACCTTTTCGGGTGGAAGATGTATAATAATTCTGCGGATAACTATTTAACACGAGTGCAATATGAATCGGATATGCGGGATGCAGAACGCTGTTTGGCATCCGCAGTAAATGTTGCAAAAAAAGCAAATGAAACAGAGTTAAGTACAAGCATTCAACAAGAGTGGAACAGTTTAAGAACATCCAATAATTTACCTTCTATATTAGATGAGAAACCAGCCACACCACTCCCGGGACAATAA
- a CDS encoding RluA family pseudouridine synthase — protein MKKLNIIYDDDHLVVIDKPAGLLVIPDRKGAPSVKEYLNNLFPGIYTVHRIDRDTSGLVIFAKHAEAHRNLSMQFESHSVIKKYQAFVRGRLPEKSLVIDKPIGKHPRKANVMIIDSRGKAAHSVCTVIEIFKHASFAEIEISTGRTHQIRVHLQFAEYPLLVDPVYGNKEAFYLSEIKHNYKAKEIETPIIQRLTLHANFLQVKHPDSGKEISFVCELPADLQLLLKMLKKYDAVN, from the coding sequence TTGAAAAAGCTTAACATAATTTATGATGATGATCACCTTGTGGTGATAGACAAACCTGCGGGCTTACTTGTAATCCCCGACAGAAAAGGTGCGCCCTCAGTTAAAGAGTATCTGAATAATTTGTTCCCCGGTATTTATACTGTGCATAGAATTGATAGAGATACAAGTGGTTTAGTAATTTTTGCAAAGCATGCAGAAGCACACAGGAATTTGTCTATGCAATTTGAATCACATAGTGTAATTAAAAAATATCAGGCATTTGTTAGAGGTAGATTACCTGAAAAATCTTTAGTGATTGATAAGCCTATTGGTAAACATCCACGCAAGGCAAATGTGATGATAATTGACTCTCGAGGTAAAGCAGCGCATTCGGTTTGTACGGTAATTGAAATTTTTAAACATGCATCTTTTGCAGAAATAGAAATCAGTACAGGAAGAACACATCAGATTAGAGTGCATTTGCAATTTGCTGAATATCCATTATTGGTAGATCCTGTTTACGGAAATAAAGAAGCTTTTTATTTATCTGAAATAAAACATAATTATAAAGCAAAGGAAATAGAAACACCGATAATTCAACGATTGACTTTACATGCAAATTTTCTACAAGTGAAACATCCTGATTCAGGAAAAGAAATTTCTTTTGTTTGTGAACTACCGGCTGATTTGCAATTGCTTTTAAAAATGCTAAAAAAGTATGATGCGGTGAATTAA